CCAGTAGAAAACGACGTGAGTGGTTCCTTGGCACACCAGAAAGcaagaaaaaatcttaaattaataaagaataaaagccaaaaataataatgcagttattttttttaaagaaataatgaaACGAATTTGAGAAGTTCCACTGATGGAGTTAAAGCTTTGAGTGGTTTTCTTCACCCACTGATTTCCACAGTACTGGACATctctttctctatatatatatacataatattccTTTACACATACTTATACTATTAATTAAATACAGATATATTATTATCAGTTTCATACAGGCGTTAGTGTCTTTTTACTCTTTAGTGCTCTGTTTCTGCAATGCAACTTCATGACGATTTTTGAGGATATGGAAGAGAATCAATGGGgttggtttgtttttgtttttgtttttgttctctCATAGGTCATTGAAACTATAACCCACTAAGTCccaacaaattaaaaaatatctctttgttatttttatttttgtttgtttcttcttcttacttcaATCTCAAGCAGAACGTTTTGTGTTACATTAAAAGTGCTAGAAAGTCGGGAGTAAATAAAGCTCTCGCTTCTTTTCAGTtactttcatttatttttcttatttgttttgttttttctcttcaaactttaatttattttctcaaTCACTTTTATATTCTCTGAAAGTTTCCACAAAGTCTGAAACTTTTCTGATATTTGAGGTTAGTTTCTTGTGTTCTTTCTCGTGTTGTCTCAGTTTTGCAAATAACGAAGAGACTGTAgctttaatgttttcattttcttttgcgTGATTGAGCAGTGAGTTATGCTGAAGAAGAGATCAAGAAGCAAGCAAGCTTCGTTAATGGCGGATACCAACCAGAAACAGAGTAAACCAACGCCGTTTCCACGGCTCTTCACAGCTTTCAGCAGCTTTAAAAGCTTCACTGAAAACGACGCCGTGGCGAGTCCCACCTCCATCCTCGACACAAAACCTTTCACCGTTTTGAAAAACCCTTTTGGATCCGATAACCCGAAACCCTACGAACCCGAGACCCGGCTCAAGCTCGAACCCAAAAGAATCGGACTCGCTATTGTCGATTCTCTCGTCCAAGAAGAAAACCAAGAACCCGGGTTCTCTCGACCAAGATCCGGGACAATTATATTCGGGTCTCAGCTCCGGATCCGGGTTCCGGACCCTCCACGTTCTTCGTCGGATTTTGGGATCAAAACGAAGAATCCTCCGGTCTCCCCTTCGCCGGAAGAGATGAAGAAAACGGTTTCCGGGTCGGGTCTTGCGTCGCCCCGTATCTTCACCGGCTATTTCTCGACCAGCGAAATGGAATTATCGGAAGATTACACGTGCGTTACGTGTCACGGGCCTAACCCGAGAACGATCCATATATTCGATAACTGTATCATTGAGAGCCAACCCGGTGTCGTTTTGTTCAGGAGCTCCGACCCGGTTAACGAATCGGATTGTTTACCATCCGACAGCTTTCTCAGTACCTGTTGTAACTGTAAGAAGGATCTTGGACCTCGTGATGACATTTTCATGTACAGGTAaagttcatattttttttacactttaACAATATAAGTAGAACTTCCGTAGATTAATAATGTTgccatttttaaattttattaatttataaaaatattaatatataaaaaaattcttatttagatttttaaaaaaatatatctattctaaaataagaaaaatatttaattctaGTGCAcagacattaattgttatttttttaaatttgacatttatattaattttattattatattatttggtgtatataatatatattacataaaacttaaatgtgattttagatataatattattaaatctcatcagaaatatataaaatatatatacatataaattattaatttataattttaatggaattatatatttacatagattttttcaaaaa
This region of Brassica napus cultivar Da-Ae chromosome C5, Da-Ae, whole genome shotgun sequence genomic DNA includes:
- the BNAC05G51730D gene encoding FCS-Like Zinc finger 8, whose protein sequence is MLKKRSRSKQASLMADTNQKQSKPTPFPRLFTAFSSFKSFTENDAVASPTSILDTKPFTVLKNPFGSDNPKPYEPETRLKLEPKRIGLAIVDSLVQEENQEPGFSRPRSGTIIFGSQLRIRVPDPPRSSSDFGIKTKNPPVSPSPEEMKKTVSGSGLASPRIFTGYFSTSEMELSEDYTCVTCHGPNPRTIHIFDNCIIESQPGVVLFRSSDPVNESDCLPSDSFLSTCCNCKKDLGPRDDIFMYRGDRAFCSSECRSLEMMSEENDI